The following is a genomic window from Photobacterium sp. GJ3.
TGATGGACTTGCTTGCGTTGTTGGTCGCTGAAATACGCCGGCACAGAAATCACGACTTCAAGAATCGCTTCGCCCAGATGTGCTTCGGCATCGGCTTTGAGTGATTGCAGGATCAGCGCGCAGAGTTCGGCAGGCGTATAGCGGGTCTGTCCGAGTAAATAGGTTTTTTCCGTGCCCAGAAAGCGTTTGAAAGCCGCGGCTGTTTCCTGCGGGCGGGTGAGCAACCTGGACTGCGCGGCTTCACCGACCAGTACCTGTCCCTGTTCATCAATACTCACCACTGAAGGTGTCAGAAAGTGGCCCAGTGCATTCGGGATCAGTTCGGCCTGACCATCACGCCAAACGGCAATGGCACTGTTGGTTGTGCCTAAATCAATCCCGATCGCCAGATGTTTGTTTGTGCTCACAGTAATCCCTATTGCATACCCACAGAAAGGCGCAGGATATCAAGAGATATGCTTTGAGCCAACGTGTTGATTTCAAAGATGTGAGACGTTGAGAAAAGCCTTGCTGATGGCATTGTGCTGCTTGGTTACCCAAAGCCGTCGGGTATTTCTGTGCATTCGCCTGCGCGTACAAGAAATGTGTGATTGAACTCACAACTATTTACTTGGCCTGCTGACTCGATTATATTACTTAGCAGGCTAACTAATTAGAGCGGTGAATCATGGTTCAGGACATCAATTATCTTCGGGATATGCCACTGGCAGAGCAACTGGGCCGTGTCTCCCGGTTATGGAAAATGGTCGCCGATCGTGAGCTGGCACCGCTCGGACTGACTCATCCCCGCTGGACAGCATTGTGGAAATTACAACGTCTGGGCGATCACGTCAGCCAGAAGACACTGGCCGAAGCGCTTGAAATCGAACTGGCGTCGTTGATGCGGACCCTGAAGCAACTGGAAGAACAGTCCCTGATCACCCGGCGATGCTGCGAGACCGACAAACGTGCCCGGATCGTCAGCCTGACTGAATCCGGCCGCCAGATGATTTTGCAAATGGAGACCCGCATCATGCAGGTCCGTCGTCAGTTACTGGCGGAGATTCGAGAAGAAGATTTGCAGCATCTGAGTCTGATGCTGGAGCAAATTGCGCATAACGCGCTGGATTCCCTGCACCGGGAAAGCGATAACCACGCACAGGAGAAGTAAGTCATTATGACACCCGATCAAAAATTCGCCCGCTGGATCCGCAATGCCTGTTTCGCTTTTATGCTTCTGTTCGCCTATTTTCTGGTGGCGGATCTGGCCATGCCTTTAACCCCACAAGCGATGGCAACACGGGTTGTGACCAAAGTGTCGCCGCAAGTGAGCGGACAGATCACCGATATTCATGTCAAAAACAACCAGGTGGTGCATCAGGGGGATGTCCTGTTTGATCTCGACCCGGCGCCGTATCAGCTGGCGGTTGAGCAGGCACGTCTGAATCTGGAAAAAGTCATTCAGAACAATGAACAGCTGGATGCATCGATTCTGGCTGCCCGTGCGGATGTAGAAGCCAATGACGCGGTGTTACAGCAGAAGAATCGCGAAGCGAACCGATTGAATGCTTTGTTTCACCGCAATGGGACCTCACAGCAACTGCGTGATGACGCACAGAGTGCCGCCAAGGCTGCAAAAGCAAATCTGATTGCTGCTCAGGCCCGCCTGAAAGAGCTGGAAGTTAGCCGGGGCGATGTCAGCGAGATGAACCTCAGT
Proteins encoded in this region:
- the slyA gene encoding transcriptional regulator SlyA, translated to MVQDINYLRDMPLAEQLGRVSRLWKMVADRELAPLGLTHPRWTALWKLQRLGDHVSQKTLAEALEIELASLMRTLKQLEEQSLITRRCCETDKRARIVSLTESGRQMILQMETRIMQVRRQLLAEIREEDLQHLSLMLEQIAHNALDSLHRESDNHAQEK
- a CDS encoding HlyD family secretion protein, whose product is MTPDQKFARWIRNACFAFMLLFAYFLVADLAMPLTPQAMATRVVTKVSPQVSGQITDIHVKNNQVVHQGDVLFDLDPAPYQLAVEQARLNLEKVIQNNEQLDASILAARADVEANDAVLQQKNREANRLNALFHRNGTSQQLRDDAQSAAKAAKANLIAAQARLKELEVSRGDVSEMNLSIRVAKNQLKQAELNLSYTQVEAKHDGVVTNLQLEKGAYAAAGNPLVALVSKDVDIIADFREKSLRHFSQNSQAMIAFDSQPGRVFTAQISSLDAGVSAGQFDANGRLASPTESNRWVRDAQRMRLHLSLEGESVQALPAGARATVQLVPENGLLAWLARTQIRFLSALHYIY